From one Desulfurobacterium thermolithotrophum DSM 11699 genomic stretch:
- a CDS encoding glycosyltransferase family 9 protein produces the protein MRILIIRFSSLGDVILVSSVFNSLREKGIEIDLLTYKPFGEVFKGDYRVNKVIEVEKRKYKNLKSLKKLSEKLKDYDYGFDLHGNLRTFFLSRYLPFPVFKYSKKSILRRLMITFKPFKAKWLYVPKMYAETFKKIGVEIENPRPEIPIFHHEVEKVKELLPKSNFAVIAPGARWKTKRYPEENFREIIKILERKDIKTVIVGGKEEKDIGEKLSLETGAINLCGKLSIRESLSVLSLSRGVISNDSAVVHMARAVKKPVIAIFGPTHPAFGFAPYEDEGKAITRNLPCSPCSLHGKTKCKERKCFEIPPSKIVSEFISLVEFHR, from the coding sequence ATGAGGATATTAATAATAAGGTTTTCTTCCTTAGGAGACGTAATACTTGTTAGTTCTGTTTTTAATTCTTTGAGAGAAAAGGGAATCGAAATTGATCTTTTGACATACAAGCCTTTTGGAGAAGTTTTTAAAGGAGATTATCGAGTAAACAAGGTTATAGAAGTAGAAAAAAGAAAGTACAAAAACCTTAAATCCTTAAAAAAACTTTCTGAAAAGTTAAAAGATTATGACTATGGATTTGATCTTCATGGAAATCTAAGAACTTTTTTCCTATCAAGATACTTACCATTTCCTGTTTTTAAGTATAGTAAAAAAAGTATTTTAAGACGTTTAATGATTACATTTAAACCTTTTAAAGCAAAGTGGCTTTATGTTCCAAAAATGTATGCAGAAACTTTTAAAAAAATTGGAGTCGAAATAGAAAATCCCAGACCTGAAATTCCTATCTTTCATCATGAAGTAGAAAAAGTAAAAGAGCTCTTACCTAAAAGTAATTTTGCAGTAATAGCTCCTGGCGCAAGATGGAAAACAAAAAGATATCCAGAAGAAAACTTTAGAGAAATTATAAAGATACTAGAAAGAAAAGATATTAAAACAGTTATTGTAGGAGGAAAAGAAGAAAAGGACATAGGAGAAAAACTATCCTTAGAGACAGGAGCTATAAACTTATGTGGGAAACTTTCAATAAGAGAAAGTTTATCTGTTTTGTCTCTATCCAGGGGAGTAATTTCAAACGATTCTGCAGTTGTTCATATGGCAAGAGCCGTTAAAAAACCAGTAATAGCAATTTTTGGCCCTACCCATCCTGCCTTTGGCTTTGCACCTTATGAAGATGAAGGAAAAGCAATCACTAGAAACCTTCCCTGTTCTCCATGCTCCCTTCATGGAAAAACTAAATGCAAAGAAAGAAAATGTTTTGAAATACCTCCAAGTAAAATAGTTTCAGAATTTATATCTCTGGTAGAATTTCACCGATAA
- the rd gene encoding rubredoxin, translating into MEEKQYKLWRCTVCGYIYDVDEGDPDNNVPPGTSFEAIPDDWVCPICGVTKDKFEPVDD; encoded by the coding sequence ATGGAAGAAAAACAATACAAACTCTGGAGATGTACCGTTTGTGGATATATTTACGATGTTGATGAAGGAGATCCTGATAATAACGTGCCTCCAGGAACCTCCTTTGAAGCTATACCAGATGATTGGGTATGTCCTATATGTGGAGTTACAAAGGATAAATTTGAACCTGTTGACGATTGA
- a CDS encoding DUF503 domain-containing protein: MAAAIGFLEVHLRIPEAHSLKEKRGVVKRIIERLKNKFNVSVSEIGEQDKWQSSVIGVVTIASSKKVVDATLEKVVVYIEDLYPGKVINYYKEIF, translated from the coding sequence ATGGCTGCTGCTATAGGTTTTTTGGAAGTTCATTTAAGAATACCAGAAGCTCATTCTTTAAAAGAGAAAAGGGGAGTTGTAAAAAGAATTATTGAAAGATTAAAAAATAAGTTCAACGTTTCGGTAAGTGAAATAGGAGAGCAGGATAAGTGGCAAAGTTCTGTAATAGGAGTAGTAACTATTGCTAGCAGTAAAAAAGTAGTAGATGCCACCTTAGAAAAGGTTGTTGTTTATATAGAGGACCTCTATCCAGGAAAAGTGATTAACTACTATAAAGAAATATTTTAA
- a CDS encoding OmpP1/FadL family transporter, with translation MKKFFSFFLLLSIPFVAKAGNVDTFGIGSKATSLGGAFSAYADDPFAVYYNPAGLTQINGSLISVGAEYLSPTLKVYNFKAVDGDGLKVQPYDVSFTDTSNNLIVPHFGLATYLFDNVYFGIAAYVPYGLHIKWESDPSKNPAAYNGFESYYLRGVVTPTLAIKLSKKLSVGFGISLGRSDAGTQRRIYSPSIPTLHNKTIKGEFSDDFNYSFNFGLMYKLCDNLSLGFTYRSRTSTDFKGTVEIVELSQKVKAETSIDHPAQIQAGIRYQPTKKLNLMADVVWTDWSSIQDYTVKFDKPFLGKKEEKFPRNWKDTKQIRFGIEYKWNEIVTLRGGYYYDPSPIPDETFDMLWPDADKRTYSFGVGLNFGKLSIDSVLQYITANHKRKIDGESVELNSSYEGVTGNPGTVALSADGHLWGYGVTVNYRF, from the coding sequence ATGAAAAAATTTTTTTCTTTTTTCCTCCTACTTTCTATTCCATTCGTTGCCAAAGCAGGAAACGTTGATACTTTTGGAATTGGCTCAAAGGCTACGTCTCTTGGAGGAGCATTTTCAGCGTATGCAGATGATCCATTTGCTGTCTATTATAACCCTGCTGGCCTTACTCAAATAAATGGTTCTTTAATTTCAGTAGGAGCAGAATACTTAAGTCCTACTCTAAAGGTTTATAATTTTAAGGCTGTTGATGGTGATGGCTTAAAAGTTCAGCCTTACGATGTTTCATTTACAGATACTTCTAATAATCTTATTGTCCCACATTTTGGTTTAGCAACTTATCTTTTTGATAATGTTTATTTTGGTATTGCAGCTTATGTTCCTTATGGTCTCCATATTAAATGGGAATCTGATCCTTCTAAAAATCCAGCAGCTTACAATGGTTTTGAGTCCTACTATTTAAGGGGAGTTGTAACACCTACTCTTGCAATAAAGCTTTCTAAAAAACTTTCAGTAGGTTTTGGAATATCACTTGGAAGGTCTGATGCAGGAACTCAGAGAAGAATTTACTCTCCTTCAATTCCAACGCTTCACAATAAAACGATAAAAGGAGAATTTAGTGACGATTTTAATTACTCTTTCAATTTTGGTTTAATGTATAAACTTTGTGATAATCTATCTCTTGGCTTTACATATAGATCAAGAACAAGTACTGATTTTAAAGGAACTGTTGAAATAGTAGAACTTAGTCAAAAAGTAAAAGCAGAGACCAGTATTGACCATCCAGCTCAGATTCAAGCAGGTATTAGATATCAACCAACTAAAAAGCTAAATCTTATGGCAGATGTAGTGTGGACAGACTGGAGCTCCATTCAAGATTACACGGTTAAATTTGACAAACCTTTTCTTGGTAAGAAAGAAGAAAAATTTCCAAGAAACTGGAAAGATACAAAACAAATAAGATTTGGTATCGAATATAAGTGGAACGAGATTGTAACTTTAAGAGGAGGATATTACTACGATCCATCTCCAATTCCAGATGAAACCTTTGACATGCTTTGGCCAGATGCAGATAAGAGAACGTATTCTTTCGGTGTTGGTTTGAATTTTGGAAAACTTTCTATAGACTCAGTTCTTCAGTACATAACTGCTAACCATAAAAGAAAAATTGATGGTGAAAGTGTCGAACTTAACAGCAGTTATGAGGGCGTAACCGGAAATCCTGGGACAGTAGCTTTATCGGCAGATGGACATCTATGGGGATATGGAGTTACTGTTAACTATAGATTTTAG
- the queF gene encoding preQ(1) synthase, with amino-acid sequence MERKDFGTVSKLGKKTDYTFEYTPEVLEKFPNRFPGKIYWVSFNCPEFTTLCPITGQPDFATIYIQYIPDKWLVESKSLKLYLFSFRNARDFHEDTVNRIADDIFNLLNPLYIEVYGEFNPRGGISIDPYVQRYQELDWVIELARERFKLHRITPPDIRRNRG; translated from the coding sequence ATGGAAAGAAAAGATTTTGGTACTGTTTCAAAATTAGGAAAGAAAACGGATTATACTTTTGAATATACTCCGGAAGTTTTAGAGAAATTTCCTAATAGATTTCCAGGAAAAATTTATTGGGTTTCCTTTAACTGTCCTGAATTTACTACTCTGTGTCCTATTACAGGACAGCCAGATTTTGCAACAATTTATATTCAGTATATTCCTGACAAATGGCTTGTTGAAAGTAAATCTTTGAAGCTTTATCTCTTCTCTTTTAGAAATGCGAGGGATTTTCATGAAGATACAGTTAACAGGATAGCAGATGATATTTTCAACCTCCTTAATCCTCTTTATATAGAAGTCTATGGGGAGTTTAATCCTCGGGGAGGAATTTCTATAGACCCTTACGTTCAAAGATACCAAGAACTTGATTGGGTAATAGAGCTTGCAAGGGAACGTTTTAAACTTCATAGAATTACTCCACCGGACATAAGGAGAAACCGTGGTTAA
- a CDS encoding IS481 family transposase: MKQLKRFKGTSLHISSTNTAFKETLKEGRRVKKKLDLTKDRNVKRRLKWIEYYHKTGNARKTCRYFGISPTTFYKWKKRYDKYGIEGLQDRNKRPHKVRQPQTEPEIEHIIVTIREKFPTWSKEKIAAFMERYLNVKISSSTVYRVLKRHGLIERTWKLKSTYKRKKQKGKKNRTRKGLRADKPGTILMDVKYLYWCGKTFYQFTAIDKFTRIAFAKVYSTKSSRSGRRFFEELEKFLPFKIEKVQTDNGSEFLGELDEYLKRKGIEHYFSYPKSPKTNAHVERFIQTTESELWMIEGTEPTVDEMNKKLFEYLKIYNFLRPHHSLNYKTPAEKFEDYIRSHQGVHHVLNSNTGLTI, from the coding sequence ATGAAACAATTGAAAAGATTCAAAGGAACATCCCTCCATATATCAAGCACAAATACAGCATTCAAAGAAACCCTGAAAGAAGGAAGAAGAGTAAAAAAGAAACTTGACCTAACAAAAGACAGAAATGTTAAAAGGAGACTCAAATGGATAGAGTATTACCACAAAACAGGCAACGCCAGAAAAACATGCAGATACTTTGGCATCAGTCCAACAACCTTCTACAAGTGGAAAAAAAGATACGACAAGTACGGGATAGAAGGACTCCAAGACAGAAACAAAAGACCTCATAAAGTAAGACAACCCCAAACAGAACCTGAAATAGAACACATCATCGTCACAATAAGGGAAAAATTCCCAACCTGGAGCAAAGAAAAGATAGCAGCCTTCATGGAAAGATACCTAAATGTAAAAATATCATCCTCTACAGTTTACAGGGTTCTCAAAAGACACGGACTAATAGAAAGAACCTGGAAACTAAAAAGTACCTACAAGAGGAAGAAACAGAAAGGGAAAAAGAACCGCACCAGAAAAGGACTAAGAGCAGACAAACCAGGAACAATCCTCATGGACGTTAAATACCTCTACTGGTGCGGTAAAACCTTTTACCAGTTCACGGCAATAGACAAGTTCACCCGAATAGCATTTGCCAAGGTTTATTCTACAAAAAGCAGCAGGAGCGGAAGAAGGTTTTTTGAAGAACTTGAAAAATTTCTTCCCTTCAAGATAGAGAAAGTTCAAACGGATAACGGGAGCGAATTTTTAGGGGAGTTAGACGAATATCTTAAAAGAAAAGGGATAGAACACTACTTTAGTTATCCGAAATCTCCCAAGACTAATGCGCATGTAGAAAGGTTTATTCAAACGACAGAAAGTGAACTATGGATGATAGAAGGAACAGAACCGACTGTTGATGAGATGAATAAAAAACTTTTTGAGTATTTAAAGATTTACAACTTTCTTAGACCCCATCACTCTTTAAATTACAAGACTCCCGCTGAGAAGTTTGAGGACTATATTAGAAGTCATCAAGGTGTCCACCATGTATTGAACTCGAACACAGGGTTGACAATTTAA
- a CDS encoding MTAP family purine nucleoside phosphorylase: protein MVKVLILGGSGAYFLEKEAFGKIVEKKQVDTPFGLSNPIYKLKHENNFEFFFLSRHGEKDYEITAPFVNYRANIYAAKSLGVERIVAWTGPGSMREDFKPGDYVIPDDLLDFTKSRKYTFFENGGLGFVRQSPVFCPEIRDVLNSVLKTSGFNYHCGGTYVCTEGPRLETPAEIEMFKRMEGELVGMTLIPEVFLAKELEICYGALCYVTNYAEGIKPYGFKSGVLFEGMLTEEQKEQVDLAVSNFPKIMKKVVEVLVSKERNCPCKSLMERYRLKGRIGENWKEWIHS, encoded by the coding sequence GTGGTTAAAGTGCTGATCTTAGGTGGAAGTGGAGCTTATTTCCTTGAAAAAGAAGCTTTTGGGAAGATTGTTGAGAAAAAACAGGTAGATACTCCTTTTGGACTTTCTAACCCTATTTATAAACTTAAACATGAAAATAATTTTGAGTTTTTCTTTCTTTCTAGGCATGGTGAAAAAGATTACGAGATAACAGCTCCTTTTGTTAACTATAGAGCAAATATATATGCTGCAAAATCTTTAGGAGTTGAAAGAATAGTTGCGTGGACTGGACCAGGTTCGATGAGGGAGGATTTTAAACCTGGTGATTACGTAATTCCAGATGACCTTTTAGACTTTACAAAAAGTAGAAAATACACCTTTTTTGAAAACGGTGGTTTAGGATTTGTTAGACAGAGTCCTGTTTTTTGTCCTGAAATTAGGGATGTCTTGAATTCTGTTCTCAAGACTTCTGGATTTAATTATCACTGTGGTGGAACGTATGTTTGTACAGAAGGTCCCCGTCTTGAAACACCAGCAGAAATTGAAATGTTTAAGCGAATGGAAGGAGAATTAGTTGGTATGACTCTTATCCCGGAAGTTTTCTTAGCAAAAGAACTTGAAATATGTTATGGAGCTCTTTGTTATGTGACAAATTACGCAGAAGGAATCAAACCTTATGGTTTTAAATCAGGAGTTCTCTTTGAAGGAATGCTAACAGAGGAACAAAAAGAGCAGGTTGACCTTGCTGTAAGTAATTTTCCAAAAATCATGAAAAAGGTAGTAGAGGTTCTTGTTTCAAAAGAAAGAAATTGTCCCTGTAAAAGCTTAATGGAAAGATATCGCTTAAAAGGAAGAATAGGAGAAAACTGGAAGGAGTGGATACATAGTTAA
- a CDS encoding DUF475 domain-containing protein: MTFRRLLLEFTLVLIISWIIEFFYMGVKGIFEGTTLSLLEISLSFDNAVMNAVVLSGMSYIWRRRFLTWGMIIAVFGMRFLFPVLIVSLTAGIGIEKVTEMAFSNPEEYAHYLEIAEPLILSFGGSFLLMVFINWLFDAGKELYWIRFLEEKAAKLAKVGEIKLIVALTVVFIVGFLKKDSNILLAMILGILLFELVHFIKGAIEYFKRNSISSGGLANFIYLELLDASCSLDGAVGAFAISQNLIIITLGLSVGAFILRSLTVYFVESGKLRELPYLEHGAHWGIGGLGIMMLAQLFHHIPEPVISTVALVFILSSLYTSIRKTEHLF, encoded by the coding sequence ATGACGTTTAGAAGACTGTTATTGGAATTTACTCTTGTTTTAATAATAAGTTGGATAATTGAGTTTTTCTATATGGGAGTAAAGGGCATTTTTGAAGGAACAACTCTTTCTCTCCTTGAGATTTCTCTTTCCTTTGATAATGCTGTCATGAACGCTGTTGTCTTAAGTGGTATGTCTTACATTTGGAGACGTAGATTTCTCACTTGGGGAATGATAATAGCAGTTTTTGGTATGAGATTTTTATTTCCTGTTCTTATAGTATCCTTAACCGCAGGAATTGGTATAGAAAAAGTTACTGAAATGGCGTTTTCTAATCCTGAAGAATATGCTCACTATCTTGAGATTGCTGAACCTTTAATTCTTTCCTTTGGAGGTTCTTTTCTCTTAATGGTTTTTATTAACTGGTTGTTTGATGCAGGAAAGGAGCTCTACTGGATAAGATTTCTTGAAGAAAAAGCTGCAAAACTTGCAAAAGTAGGCGAAATTAAGCTTATTGTTGCACTTACAGTTGTCTTTATCGTTGGTTTCCTTAAAAAAGATTCCAATATTTTACTTGCAATGATTTTAGGAATTCTTCTTTTTGAGCTAGTGCATTTTATAAAAGGAGCAATTGAATATTTTAAAAGGAATAGCATATCTAGTGGAGGACTTGCAAATTTCATTTACTTAGAACTTTTAGACGCCTCATGTTCTTTAGATGGAGCTGTAGGTGCGTTTGCTATAAGCCAAAATCTCATCATTATTACACTTGGTCTATCAGTTGGTGCTTTTATTCTGAGATCTTTAACCGTTTACTTTGTTGAATCTGGAAAACTTCGAGAACTTCCCTATCTTGAACATGGGGCTCACTGGGGAATCGGAGGCCTCGGAATAATGATGTTAGCTCAACTTTTCCACCACATTCCTGAACCAGTGATAAGTACTGTTGCACTTGTATTTATTCTTTCATCTCTATATACATCTATTAGAAAAACAGAACACTTGTTTTAA
- the gltB gene encoding glutamate synthase large subunit — protein sequence MKSKDSCGVGFIVNTKRKKSYSIIDKGLRAVSNLTHRGATLADGRTGDGSGILFQIPHEFFLNEAKRLDPNFQAKKVAIGTFFLKENIDKSIETIEKEVKKIFGSYVIREVPIDKKECGELARKALPEIIQIIVPAKKNSIEIYLLRRKLEKLLKNISYQNYVVSFSDKLVVYKGMLLAPDLKRFYLDLQNEELKSSFAIFHQRYSTNTNPEWKLAQPLRLIAHNGEINTITANRNFIKAVEPILRSSVLGEKIKDVLPLVDFDESDSASLDRVFELMVMCGIDPAVAINVLIPPAYELLDNLNDEVKAFFQYAATLMKPWDGPAAITFTDGKVVGGKLDRNGLRPARYIITEDAVIFGSEVGMIDIPEEDVKEFGRLKPGETILIDTETGTIEKSEEILNRITIEFNVSREVRRKLFKLKNFEKVEPNPSENLNKELIKYCFYKEDLEEVVEYMAEMGKEPVFSMGDDTPIPNLLDRPYLLFKHFKQRFAQVTNPPIDPIREKSVMSLKMKLGAKENFLELTGKVPRRLEIDSPLLTPSELKKIKKAEFLKVKEFRMEFEDSLKDGLEKLFEEVKKAIVEESIDIVILSDKSVKYPIPSLLAVSGLSTFLEKEKLLSKISIIVETGEVRDTHQIAALIAFGAAAVHPYLVFEYLKTKELDLNLSYHQLEENYKKAINNGILKIMSKMGISLLSSYHRSQLFDIVGISKEVVEQYFPNTFSPIGGVTLDDIEKIVRDRVKLSEEKEEPEFSGELKFRPDGIYHSWNPEVVRGIFKAARSGKYEDFKKVVEAVKKRPTYIRDLLKIKSDRKPIPIEEVEPIESIVKRLMVPGMSVGALSKVAHEVIAEAMNILGAKSCSGEGGEDPERYGTIKNSKIKQVASGRFGVTPSYLASAEEIEIKLAQGAKPGEGGHLPGHKVTPYIAFLRFSVPGVALISPPPHHDIYSIEDLAQLIYDLKLSNPKAKIAVKLVAESGVGTVASGVAKAKADIVQISGASGGTGASPLSSIKGAGMPWEIGLPETHRNLVENNLRENVVLRVDGGFKIGRDVVIAALMGAEEFGFGTAAMIAEGCVMDRECHTNRCPVGIATQDEAKIKRFRGAVESVVNYFKLVAEDIRHILAEMGYRSLDEIIGRYDLLEENKEVKESYRFAKNLDLSFITESPVYRIKRKNYPYTPIKSQLNEQIVKDVLPYLERREKTFKEYEIKNTDRSVGVLLGYHVAKSLGKEKLSPNFIHLRFRGVAGQSFGAFLPCGITLELIGEANDYVGKGLGGGTIILKFPEEFKGNPHENVIAGNTLLYGATGGGLFASGVVGERFAVRNSGAIAVVEGAGQHACEYMVRGIVVILGKVGKNFGAGMTGGTAFVLDRDIEEKINRDYVEVRKLNNQDFEVLKSLLSKHYKFTRSKIAAIILENRFLLESIRKIVPIGVKELEVKLSGMDKLPE from the coding sequence ATGAAATCTAAGGATTCGTGTGGCGTAGGCTTTATTGTCAATACTAAAAGAAAGAAATCTTATTCAATAATAGATAAAGGACTAAGAGCTGTTTCAAATCTTACACATAGAGGAGCTACTCTTGCAGACGGTAGAACGGGTGACGGTTCGGGAATTCTATTTCAAATACCCCACGAGTTTTTCCTAAACGAAGCAAAAAGACTAGATCCAAACTTTCAAGCTAAAAAAGTTGCCATTGGTACATTCTTTCTAAAGGAAAATATAGACAAGTCTATAGAAACTATAGAAAAAGAAGTAAAAAAAATCTTTGGAAGTTACGTAATTAGAGAAGTTCCTATTGATAAAAAAGAATGTGGAGAATTAGCAAGAAAAGCTTTGCCCGAAATTATTCAGATAATCGTTCCAGCTAAAAAGAATTCTATTGAAATATATCTTTTAAGAAGAAAGTTAGAGAAGCTACTTAAAAACATATCCTATCAAAACTATGTAGTTTCTTTTTCTGACAAACTCGTTGTGTATAAAGGAATGCTTTTGGCACCAGACCTAAAAAGATTTTATTTAGATCTTCAAAACGAAGAACTAAAGAGCTCTTTTGCTATTTTCCATCAAAGATATTCAACAAATACAAATCCTGAATGGAAACTTGCGCAACCTTTAAGACTCATTGCCCATAATGGAGAAATAAACACAATTACTGCTAATAGAAATTTCATAAAGGCTGTTGAACCCATACTGCGTTCTTCAGTCTTAGGTGAAAAGATCAAAGATGTTTTACCTCTTGTAGATTTTGACGAAAGCGATTCTGCTTCTCTTGATAGAGTATTTGAACTTATGGTAATGTGTGGGATTGATCCAGCAGTAGCCATAAATGTTCTTATTCCTCCAGCTTACGAACTTCTTGACAATTTAAATGACGAAGTAAAAGCCTTTTTCCAGTATGCAGCCACTCTTATGAAACCATGGGATGGACCAGCAGCGATTACCTTTACAGATGGAAAAGTCGTAGGAGGTAAACTTGATAGAAATGGATTAAGACCTGCAAGATACATAATAACAGAAGATGCGGTCATTTTTGGTTCTGAAGTTGGAATGATTGATATTCCTGAAGAAGATGTTAAAGAATTTGGAAGACTTAAGCCAGGAGAAACAATATTAATAGATACAGAAACTGGTACTATTGAAAAAAGTGAAGAAATACTAAATAGAATCACTATAGAATTTAATGTAAGCAGGGAAGTTAGAAGAAAGCTATTCAAACTAAAGAACTTTGAGAAAGTAGAGCCAAACCCTTCTGAAAATCTTAATAAAGAACTTATAAAGTATTGCTTTTATAAAGAAGATCTTGAAGAAGTTGTTGAATACATGGCAGAAATGGGTAAAGAACCTGTTTTCTCAATGGGGGATGACACTCCAATTCCTAATCTCCTTGACAGACCTTACTTGCTTTTTAAACACTTTAAGCAAAGGTTTGCTCAAGTCACAAATCCTCCAATTGATCCAATAAGAGAAAAGTCTGTAATGTCCTTAAAAATGAAATTAGGAGCAAAAGAAAATTTTCTTGAACTTACAGGAAAAGTCCCAAGAAGGCTTGAAATAGATTCTCCTCTTCTTACTCCTTCTGAGCTTAAGAAAATAAAGAAAGCTGAATTCTTAAAAGTTAAAGAATTCAGAATGGAATTTGAAGATTCCTTAAAGGATGGACTTGAAAAACTATTTGAAGAAGTTAAAAAAGCGATAGTAGAAGAAAGTATTGATATAGTTATTCTTTCAGATAAAAGTGTTAAATATCCAATACCTTCACTTCTTGCTGTTTCCGGACTTTCAACCTTTTTAGAAAAAGAGAAACTGCTTTCTAAAATCTCAATAATTGTGGAAACAGGAGAGGTAAGGGATACTCATCAGATAGCAGCTCTTATTGCTTTTGGAGCTGCAGCAGTTCATCCATATCTTGTTTTTGAGTATTTAAAAACAAAAGAGCTTGATTTAAATCTTTCTTACCACCAACTTGAAGAAAATTACAAAAAAGCAATAAATAACGGAATTCTTAAGATAATGTCAAAAATGGGAATATCCCTTCTTTCTTCTTACCATAGATCTCAGCTTTTTGATATTGTAGGAATCTCAAAGGAAGTTGTAGAACAGTATTTCCCAAATACATTTTCTCCTATTGGTGGTGTGACTCTTGACGATATAGAAAAGATAGTAAGGGATAGAGTAAAACTTTCCGAAGAAAAGGAAGAACCAGAGTTTAGTGGAGAACTCAAGTTTCGTCCAGATGGAATTTATCACTCTTGGAATCCTGAAGTTGTAAGAGGAATTTTTAAAGCCGCAAGAAGTGGGAAATATGAAGATTTTAAGAAGGTAGTGGAAGCCGTTAAGAAAAGACCAACCTACATAAGAGATTTATTAAAAATAAAATCTGACAGGAAACCGATACCAATAGAGGAAGTAGAACCGATAGAGTCAATTGTTAAAAGACTTATGGTTCCGGGAATGTCTGTTGGAGCTCTTTCAAAGGTTGCTCATGAGGTAATAGCAGAAGCAATGAATATCTTAGGAGCAAAGAGTTGCTCGGGAGAAGGTGGAGAAGACCCTGAAAGGTATGGAACAATTAAAAACAGTAAAATCAAGCAGGTAGCATCTGGTAGATTTGGTGTAACTCCTTCTTATCTTGCATCTGCCGAAGAAATTGAAATAAAACTTGCTCAAGGAGCAAAACCTGGAGAAGGAGGACATTTACCAGGGCACAAAGTTACACCATACATTGCATTTCTTAGATTTTCTGTTCCGGGAGTTGCACTTATATCTCCACCACCTCACCACGACATCTATTCAATCGAAGATCTTGCTCAGCTCATTTACGATCTCAAACTATCAAATCCAAAAGCAAAAATTGCCGTTAAGCTCGTTGCTGAAAGTGGAGTAGGAACTGTTGCTTCAGGAGTTGCAAAAGCAAAAGCAGACATTGTTCAAATTAGCGGAGCAAGCGGTGGAACGGGAGCTTCCCCTCTTTCTTCTATTAAAGGTGCTGGAATGCCTTGGGAAATAGGACTTCCCGAGACACATAGGAATCTTGTTGAAAATAATCTCAGAGAAAATGTAGTTTTAAGGGTTGATGGTGGATTTAAGATAGGAAGGGACGTTGTAATAGCAGCTCTCATGGGAGCTGAAGAGTTTGGCTTTGGAACAGCCGCAATGATTGCAGAAGGCTGTGTAATGGATAGAGAATGCCATACAAATAGGTGTCCTGTTGGAATAGCTACACAAGATGAAGCAAAAATTAAACGCTTTAGAGGAGCAGTTGAAAGTGTAGTCAACTACTTTAAGCTTGTTGCTGAAGATATAAGACACATACTAGCAGAAATGGGATATAGAAGTCTTGATGAAATTATCGGCAGATATGATCTCTTAGAAGAAAATAAAGAAGTTAAGGAAAGTTATAGATTTGCAAAGAACCTCGATCTTAGCTTCATTACTGAAAGTCCTGTTTATAGAATAAAAAGAAAAAATTACCCATACACTCCTATTAAATCACAACTTAATGAGCAAATTGTCAAAGATGTTCTTCCGTATCTTGAAAGAAGAGAAAAAACTTTTAAAGAGTACGAGATAAAAAATACTGATAGAAGCGTTGGGGTTTTACTTGGTTATCATGTAGCAAAATCTTTAGGAAAGGAAAAACTCTCTCCTAATTTTATTCATCTAAGATTTAGAGGAGTCGCTGGTCAAAGTTTTGGAGCATTTCTTCCATGCGGCATAACACTAGAGCTCATAGGAGAAGCTAACGATTACGTTGGGAAAGGTCTTGGCGGAGGAACCATAATCCTTAAGTTTCCAGAAGAATTTAAAGGAAATCCTCATGAAAATGTAATAGCTGGTAACACGCTTCTTTACGGTGCAACAGGAGGAGGTCTCTTTGCTTCTGGAGTTGTTGGAGAACGATTTGCAGTCAGAAATAGTGGTGCAATAGCAGTTGTAGAGGGTGCAGGGCAACACGCCTGTGAATACATGGTTAGGGGAATAGTCGTAATTCTTGGAAAAGTTGGAAAGAATTTTGGAGCAGGAATGACAGGTGGAACTGCTTTTGTTCTTGATAGAGACATTGAAGAAAAGATAAATAGGGATTATGTAGAAGTAAGAAAACTAAACAATCAAGATTTTGAGGTTCTTAAATCTCTACTTTCTAAGCATTATAAATTTACACGTAGTAAAATTGCAGCCATTATCTTAGAGAATAGATTTCTCCTTGAATCAATACGGAAAATAGTTCCTATCGGAGTTAAAGAGTTAGAAGTAAAACTTTCAGGAATGGATAAACTACCTGAATAA